From Acropora muricata isolate sample 2 chromosome 14, ASM3666990v1, whole genome shotgun sequence, one genomic window encodes:
- the LOC136897699 gene encoding zinc finger MYM-type protein 1-like gives MTKWLQFKAMERKNSSVLQQLSSAHQEQVTINRIYLQVIIECLIFTAMQNIAVRGHEESRKDIWEVSDINRGNFLELLHLRCEDLPWLQSKLQAQVQLHAQWISPSIQNELLAIVSDLMLERITTEVRKRGYFGIIMDETSDISRTEEVSLCLRYVINGETKETFVGFFATASTEGEVLYELAKTAINKLDLRLENIVAECFDGAANMSGIHKGLATRMKECSPLGIYVHCYGHLLNLALQDTMTENETLRNALGTIQSLYNFLHGSTKRHELFKDIEIHEEDVAPLH, from the coding sequence ATGACTAAGTGGCTGCAGTTCAAAGCAATGGAAAGAAAGAATAGCAGTGTTCTGCAGCAACTAAGCAGTGCACATCAAGAGCAGGTCACAATTAACAGGATATATTTACAAGTGATAATCGAATGCTTGATTTTCACTGCTATGCAAAATATTGCTGTTAGAGGCCATGAAGAAAGTCGAAAGGATATCTGGGAAGTGTCAGATATAAACAGAGGAAACTTCCTCGAATTACTCCATTTACGATGCGAAGACTTGCCATGGCTGCAGTCAAAACTCCAGGCACAGGTCCAGTTGCATGCTCAGTGGATATCACCCAGTATCCAAAATGAGCTACTTGCAATAGTGTCAGACCTTATGCTTGAGAGAATCACGACAGAAGTAAGGAAGAGGGGTTACTTTGGAATCATCATGGATGAAACTTCAGACATCAGTAGAACCGAAGAGGTATCCTTGTGCCTCAGGTACGTTATCAATGGTGAGACGAAAGAAACTTTTGTTGGTTTCTTTGCCACTGCTTCTACGGAGGGGGAAGTTTTGTACGAGCTcgcaaaaacagccataaaTAAGCTGGATTTAAGGTTGGAAAACATTGTTGCCGAATGCTTTGATGGCGCTGCGAACATGAGTGGTATTCACAAGGGCCTTGCCACGCGTATGAAGGAATGTTCACCTCTCGGAATATATGTACATTGTTATGGTCATCTTTTAAATTTGGCTCTTCAGGACACCATGACTGAAAATGAAACTCTCCGTAATGCCCTCGGTACAATCCAGAGTCTTTACAATTTCTTACACGGGAGTACCAAGCGCCATGAGTTATTCAAGGACATTGAAATTCATGAAGAGGATGTTGCCCCATTACATTAA